From a region of the Lactuca sativa cultivar Salinas chromosome 4, Lsat_Salinas_v11, whole genome shotgun sequence genome:
- the LOC111886832 gene encoding protein disulfide isomerase-like 1-6, with product MSAPKPPSRFIYLAILLLLSFSFLISVSASEESDDIEELIALDEAEEESGGGTHHPKPSSEAEVLTKAQRIVLELNNDNTQRAIDGNEYVLVLGYAPWCVRSAELMPRFAEAASSLNELKSPVLMAKIDAERYPKVASNLEIKGYPTLLLFVNGTSQPYTGGFSTEEIVIWVRKKTGTPIIRINSIDEANEFVKKHSIFAAALFNKFEGSDHDEFVKAATTDNDIQFVETNSHQIANILYPDLKSDKLFLGIVKSEPERYTSYEGDFKKDKILQFLNDNKFPLVTFLSELNSVKVYSSDKLQVYVFAEADEFKKLLEPFQDAARKFKSKIMFVFVDIKEENLAKPFLTLFGLEDSEDTLVTAFDYKTGAKYLLESDPTPAKIEEFCSGLFKGILPPFYKSQAIPDNKDADILTVVGKTFEELVLSNSKNIILEIHTPWCLTCETTSKQVEKLAKHFKGLENLVFAKIDASVNEHPKLQMDDYPTLLFYLGANKSKPMKLPTKSSVKDLAILINKYLKEEASDEHHVVKDEL from the exons ATGTCTGCTCCAAAACCCCCTTCTAGATTCATATATCTTGCaatacttcttcttctttcaTTCAGTTTTTTGATTAGTGTGTCTGCCAGTGAAGAATCTGATGACATTGAGGAACTTATAGCATTAGACGAAGCAGAAGAAGAAAGCGGCGGTGGAACCCACCACCCTAAGCCGTCATCTGAGGCGGAGGTGTTGACTAAGGCCCAACGAATAGTTCTTGAACTCAACAATGATAATACTCAAAGGGCTATTGATGGAAATGAGTACGTTTTGGTTCTGGGTTATGCTCCATGGTGTGTAAGAAGTGCTGAACTCATGCCTAGGTTTGCGGAAGCTGCTAGTTCTTTAAATGAATTAAAGAGCCCTGTTTTAATGGCGAAAATTGATGCTGAGAGGTACCCGAAAGTAGCTTCGAATCTTGAGATCAAAGGGTATCCGACTTTGCTTCTCTTCGTCAATGGCACTTCTCAACCTTACACTGGTGGATTTTCCAC GGAAGAAATTGTGATCTGGGTTAGGAAGAAGACGGGTACGCCCATTATCAGAATCAACTCCATTGATGAAGCAAACGAATTTGTTAAGAAACATTCAATATTTGCAGCTGCTTTATTCAATAAATTCGAG GGATCAGATCATGATGAATTTGTAAAAGCGGCAACTACTGATAACGATATCCAATTTGTCGAGACAAACAGCCACCAAATTGCCAATATTTTATATCCAGATCTTAAATCTGATAAACTCTTTCTTGGTATTGTTAAAAGTGAACCAGAAAGATACACTTCATATG AAGGTGATTTCAAGAAAGACAAGATTCTGCAATTTTTGAATGATAATAAGTTCCCATTGGTCACTTTTTTATCGGAATTGAATTCTGTCAAAGTTTACTCcagtgataaactacag GTTTATGTCTTTGCAGAAGCTGATGAATTCAAGAAATTACTTGAGCCATTTCAAGATGCTGCAAGGAAGTTCAAATCAAAG ATAATGTTTGTGTTTGTAGACATCAAAGAGGAGAATCTTGCAAAACCGTTTTTAACTTTATTTGGGCTCGAAGATTCAGAAGACACTCTT GTAACAGCTTTTGATTACAAAACTGGTGCCAAGTATTTGTTAGAGTCGGATCCAACACCTGCAAAAATAGAA gAGTTTTGCTCGGGGCTTTTTAAGGGTATTCTGCCTCCGTTTTACAAGTCCCAAGCAATACCAGATAAT AAAGATGCAGACATTCTTACAGTTGTTGGAAAGACATTTGAAGAATTGGTTTTAAGCAACTCCAAAAACATCATTCTTGAG ATACACACACCATGGTGTTTGACCTGTGAAACTACAAGCAAACAAGTGGAGAAACTGGCAAAACACTTTAAGGGATTAGAGAATCTTGTTTTTGCAAAGATAGATGCCTCTGTAAATGAACACCCAAAATTGCAAATGGATGATTATCCAACACTGTTATTCTACCTAGGGGCAAATAAGTCAAAACCC